Genomic window (Phycisphaeraceae bacterium):
TCAGCCATGCTGATTGTCGGCAAGAACTGCCGACGCGGTTCGAACATTCTGCCTGAGATGGTCCGGGTTTATCGTACCAAGCACAATACTCCCAACGCCCGATGTTGAGAGCGCAAACTCCAGCGCATCCCGCACCGGATCGTGCGCTGTACCCCGCGAAAAATGCCCGCTTGCAAACGCTTTCTTGACAAGCACACCCACGCCTCGAGCTTTGGCTGCATCAATCACCGGGAGTTCATCGGTATGCAGGGCATTGAGCGTGACCATCACGACATCTCCCAGTTCGACCGCCCGCATGCCGCCTTCTACCGTTTTGGTGGATGCACCGATCGCTTTAATGATGCCAGCCGACTTCAGATCTGCAAGTGCCCCCATGGCATCATCGAACTGTGGTGTCGTTTCTACCTGCCCATCAGAATGAAGCAGCACAATGTCGAGCCGATCCGTGTGCAACCGCTGCAGACTTGTATGGACGCTTCGGGTGATTCCATCAGCAGAAAAGTCAAAGTGTGACTGGTTTCCATCAAACTGCTCGCCACCTTTCGTGCAGATGAGCCACGAATCTCGCTGATCCTTCTCCTTGATAGCTTTTCCAATTCGTTCTTCAGCAACGCCATACGCTGGTGCGGTATCGAGCAGGTTGATACCCGAGTCACGAGCGATCTCAAGGAGATGCGATATCTCGTCATCTGTCGGCAGTGCAAACTGCGATGGATACTTGAGCTGCGCAGTCCTCCCAAACTTCACAGTACCAAGCCCGAGCGGACTGATGTGCAACCCGGTATTGCCGAGCGAACGCAACGGAAGACAACCTATTTCCATTGCACGTCCTCCCGATGCCATGGATAGGGCGCAACAACGACATCTTGTCCATTACTTGCCGCTATCTGTTTCGATGTATTTCGCTCCACGTTCGCACACACGGTATCAACAACCTGCTGTGCTGCGACCGGGGCGAGCACCAGTTTGGTTGGCCACACAACCGCAAGTCCGTCAAGGAGATGTACGATCGGCCCGTCGGGACGAGACCCATTCGGTGTCACGCCTTCGGCCCGGTTGATTCTGCAGGTTGCCAGTTCAATATCTTTAAGATTCAGCCAAGGCAGGCATGCTTTCAGTTCCTTACGGGCAAACGCTCGCTGGGTTTCCTCGGTTCGTTCAATCCCGGTTTCGGCGATCTGTCCGCCTATCCACCACGTGTGGACACCATCAGCATCTGTTGATGTCGTAATAGTCAGCCGTGGCACGGTTGAGAGCTTCAGACAATGCCCGTGCAGCACACAAGGAGCATGACGGGCCATCACCATGTGCAGCGGCCGTCTTTGCATCTGCGGTGGATGTTGTACTCCAGCGAGTTTCAGCAGAGCCTCGTTCCCCTCACCCGCAGCAAAGATGCAGTACTGTGCAACAACCTCGTGTTCAATCCCATCGCGTTCCAGAGCCGAGATTGACCACGTGGAGTCAGCATTGCGTTGTATCGATGTCACGGACGCATGTGTCAGTATCGGATCGGCTGAAGCTTTCGCCATCTCTCGCACGAGCGAGTGCGCATCAATAACACGCTCACCGACCGTATACCGCGAGATGTTCCCCGGTGCGCCGGCAAAGGCATCTGATGAAACATTAACAACGTTGGGTTTGTCTGAACCCGAGACATGCGATCGCATCGCACGAGCAGCACCTGCTGCAGCAATCTTCGAGCGCAGATCTGTTGTTGTCCAGATCGACATATGCTCCGCAAGCACACGGACACCGGACAAATCAGGGCATGATGTCCCTGCAAGGCATTCGCTCCAGATGGGCTGCACTGATTCTGCCATCTCAGCGGCTCTGGTTCGTTCGCCGCTTAGTGCATATTTCACGCCTGCGTGCAGAATCCCCTGGCTTGCAACTGTCTGCCCAGCGCCCAGTTCGGCTCTCTCAATGAGAAAGGTGCGTATGCTGCTATGAGTGAACAATGCACGCATCCACAGCCCGACAATACCACCACCGATGAGAAGAACATCGGTTTGAATGACATCAGCGGGACTACAGGTCACTCGGTTGGATCCTTTGCCATGAACTCGCGATACTCGTGTTCAATAGTCTCGCGATCGGGGATGTAGATCACCTGACCTGGACGGATCAACTCCAGTTTGTCGATGTCAAGCTGCGCCTTGTTGCGTTCAAAGAGAACTTGCGCATACTTGATCGTTCTGTATTCTCTCAACGAGATTCGAGAGAGCACGTCATTTTTCCGTATTCGATAGGGCTTCCCGGATGGAATCTGCTGCTGTGTGGTGTCAACAACGGGTGGTGCATCGGCTGGACTCGATTGTGCATTAATGATTGCGCCGCCATCGCCTGGTCCCATTCCTGCCGGAGCGCCCTGTACGTTGTAAGGATCTGCAGGAATCAGAATTACATCGCCCTCACGCAACATCCGAGGATCCTTAAAAGGGTTCGCACGAACAAGCGAAGTTGAAAGCGAGCGATCACCAAAGAACCGTTGAGCGATGGATGCCCACGTTTCGCCATGCTCGACAACGTGCGGAGCAAATGGCGGCTTTGAAGGCACAGAATCATCGGAGAGATGCACCTGTGTGGGGTGCGATTCAACTGGAGAGTTTCCAACAGCATCTAGTGTTGATGCAAAGCCTGCTGGCTGTGGCGGACGATCGATACGTTTCACATCGCGCCAATGTACTTCGGGCTCTTCACGGGTTGCAATCATCGCGCCGCCGGCAGGAACACGGGGTCCAGCATCCCATATCCAGTACACAACAACCCACAGTGCTGCAAGAGCACACAGGGCTGTGAGAAATCTGGCATGACGTGTCGTTGGCATGGCCATACCCGCTGAACACTCCGATACCCCAGACATCAGCACAATTGAACCACCGACTGGAGTATGCAGAGATTATAGGGGCTGCTACGACGGCTCGGCCTCGATCATTTGAGATGTCGGAGTTGCCGGGACCTCAGGCTCGTCCTTGGAGCCTCGGCTCCCAACCACCAACTGTGCAGCCACCGCGATGGACGAATACGTCCCCACGGCGACACCCACGAGCAGTGCGAACGCAAACCCGCGAATGCCCGCACCGCCGAAGAGGTACAGAATAATCACAGCGAGCAGGGTCGTGCCAGACGTAATAATTGTTCGGCTGATCGTCTGGTTTACCGAGAGATTGACAATTGGAACCGTTGCGACCGGACGCTTGCCTTTGTTTTCGCGAATACGGTCCATCACAATAATCGTGTCATTTAGTGAGTACCCGATGATTGTCAGAATCGCAGCAACCATGTCAAGGTTGATCTTGAACGGTTGCAGACCGATCGCCTGTGCAAATCTTTGAACACCCGGTGTGTCACAGAGGATTTCCGCAAGTGCAACAAGCCCGACCACGGTCAGCACATCATGGAACAGACATGCAACTGCAGCGATGCTGTATCGCATGTTACCAAAGCGTACCCAGATATAGATAGTGATCATCAGCAGGCTAAGTATGATCGCGATGATCGCCTGAGCAGCAAATGTTCGTGCGACTGCTGGCGAGAAACTCTGCACACCGGCAACCTGTGCAGGACGCTGCAGCGCCTCGGTCACAAGTTCCCACTCGCGACCTGCAACTTGCGTTGTCCATCCGTCGGGATTCTCATGGTTATTGATTGCGCTGTCATGAACGAGAATAACTGCACTTGTGACTGCATCATCCGAACCCGAAAGAACACGAACCTCCCACTTTCTGCCCGAGATATCAGAGAAGTCCTGCTGTTCTCGCATCTCGCCGAGCCGTGTCTCAAGATCGACCTTTGTTGGAGCAGGATCAAGGTTATTCAGCACAATCACCGCGCCACCGAGCCAGTCGCGCACGTCCTGAAGAAACTCGGGCTTGTCAAAGTTTGCTCCCAGACGGGGCTTATTGACTGGATACACCGGGATTGGCGTGTTCTCGTCGGTGTCCAGTCCATCCGCTGAGAGGGGTTGACGTGAATCAAGCACGTCAGCAAACGTCTCAACGAGCGAGTTCACAACCGCATCCTTATCCGTGGCGAATGTCTTGATAATGAATGTATCCGATGTGATTCCGTCATTCTGCGGATTCAACGGCATGATTTCAGCGGTTCGTAATGCCTTGACAGCTGACTCGTTCTCAGCAGTGTTGCCGATCTCGTGGACACGATCCTCAACTTCCTGACGGGTCAGCATGACACGCTGCTCAGACTCAGGCTGTTCCTGTTTCATTTGCAGGGTCACCTGTGTTCCAGAGCGGAAGTCGATATCGAGCATCTTCACGTTCTGCCCGAACACCATGACAAGTCCGATCGCAACGTATGTCAGCGAGATCGGGAGGAACACCCACTTCATCTTGATCCAGTTGACACGTGGAGTGAGCAGGCGGTCGATCGCTGGCACAGACATCGGCAGCATCGAGATCCGCTTCCACCCGAAGACCTGGAACAATGTCCCGAACATGATGCGGCCGAGGAACAGGGCAGCGATCATGGTCATCACGACACCTGTGCCAAGTGTCAGCGCAAAACCACGAACCTCGGGAGTTGCAACATTCGGCAGCAGCAGCACAAGACACACAATCAGGTTCGTCACGTTGCCGTCAACAATACTCGACAGCGCCTTTGAGTATCCGAGCCTGATGGCGTCACGTACATCAGCGCCTCCATTCAGTTCTTCGCGCATGCGTTCGTAGATCAGCACATTCGCATCGACCGCCATACCGAATGTCAGCACGATACCGGCAATACCTGGCATTGTGAATGTCCACTGGTTCAGTGCCATCCAGATGAGAATCATGGCAGCAGTAAACACAAGACTCACAACTGCAACGCCACCGCACGTCGGGAAGTAGTAGACAAGCATGAACACTGCAACGATCGCGATCGAAATAAGTCCGGCTTCGATGCCACGATCCAGGTTGTCCTGCCCAAGATCCGGGCCAATCTCGTTGACACTGATTGGCTGTGGCGAGAGCTTTGCCTGCAATGAGCCCGCGTTGAGTGTGCGGATGATGTAGTTCAACTCGTCGACCGGGAAGTCGCCGGAGATCTGTCCGCTGGATGTGATGTTGCCGTTGAGTGTTGGTGCTGTGATGACCTCATCGTCAAGAATCACCGCCATCGGCTTTCCGATGTTGGCGCCAGTCAACTTACCGAGCAGCGAAGCGCCACTCGGATTCATTGTGAAGTTAATCGCAGGACGCTGGATCTCGTCAATCCCACGGAATGCGCTCGCAACCTTCCACGTGCCCTCGTTCTTGGTCAACCGTTTGCCACGAACATCCCAGCAAAGCATGTAATACGCCCCGCGATATTCCTCGACGACAAAGCCGGGTGGGCGGCTGCGAAAAAACGAAGCGGGATCTGCTCGCAGATTCTCACTCTCACTTAAACTATCAAACCAGTTCTCGATACGGTTGATCTTGTACCAACCAGCATCGCGGGTATTTGCAAACTGTGGCCCGCTTTCGTGCAACTGCTCGCGTATCTCAGCCTCATTCGGCAACTCGCCGGGGTCAACAGTGATACGAAAACTGAGCACGCCAGCGCCACGCAGCATGCGGATCAGATCATCAGGATCATCCAGAGTTTTGCGGTTCTTTTCGTAGTCCTCATAGGCCGCGCGAATTCGCTTGATGTCATCAACCCTGTCAGGATATTGCTCTTGCAATGTCTCAAACGCGCGATCCCGTTCACTCTTCAGTTCGATCACCTGCTTTTGATCGCGATCGTACTTCCTGCTGACCTGATTGTTTGTGCGTAAGGCAGTCCGAATCTGGTCAGCAGTGATGGTTTGTGCCTGCGCTGTTGCACGAGCATCGTCATACGCGATCGCCGTCTTTGAAGCAACAGCTGCGAGTTCATCGAGCTTTGCATCGGGCTCACCAGCCTCGACCCCTTGCTGGTACTCATTCATCGCCGCAACAGCAGCATCCGATGCCGTCGAAACAGCCTTCAACAGGTCCTGGAGTTGAGTGTTTGAAACGCTCGACTCAATCACCGTCAGGCGCCCCTCCGCATCAGCTGCAAGCACCTGATCAATAATGGCATCAGTCAGTGCCGATTGCTCAATCGAGTCGATAGTCGCGTTCACATCACGCCGCTGTAAGAGAATCTTCTCGCTCGGAGCTGGCATCGTGATCTCAAGGCGATCGTTGCCCTGTCGCACCATCGTGATATCGAGCTGGCCGTTCGGATCGATACGTGACTTGAGCACCTCGATCATCGCAGGAATCACGACAGATGGATCCTCGCCCGGATCGATACGAACGCCATAGGTGACGCTCACACCACCGCGCAGGTCTTTACCGAAGCGAAGCTTCTCTGCAGGTGGGAATACCGCCAGCCAGAACAGCACAGCGATCAACACAACAGAAATCGCAAGAAGTCGACCAGAGTGTTTCAGCATTCGAAGCGTTCTCTTTCTTCACAAGAACAGTTCTACAGACAAGCAATGAATCAACAACAGGGCGTATGTCGTTACGACGCAGCAGCAATCTCCACTTCCTTGGGAGCATCGGACTTGCTGGCATGAGACCGGATCACATGCTGAATCGATGACTTTGCAAAGCGAACCCGCGATGGGCTGGCTTCATCAATCTTCAGGAGAACCTCGTTGTCACGAATCTCGCTGATGGTTCCGATGATCCCGCCCGTGGTCTGCACGACATCGTGCTTGCCAAGACTACCCAGCATTGTCTGACGCTGCTTGCGTTCCTTCCGCTGTCCGCCCCCGCTCATGACCATCAGAAGAATTAGCATGATCGGGATGATCCAGATCATGGGACCGAATGGATTCCCTGTTGGTTGGCCACCATTCTGCGGAGAAGTGCTGCTTGGTTGTGAAGTCACAGGGGCGACCTCAGCACCTGCGCCGTCGCTCGGACCGATGCCGGATGTTTGCATCACGCCAACCGGGGGCACAAACACATATGTGGAAAACTGTGTGAGATGGAGATCGAAGGATGTGGACACGAGCAGTCTACTCCTGAGGGAAAACAACGGACGCGAAGCACGACAGCGTCACACCATGAGCAACAACACGGAACCCCAAGGATAGGTCGGCACTGCCAAAAAACCCGCGCTGACCGGTATCTGATTGGGATTTGACTACATGGGAAAATACGAGATCAGATTGCAGGAGATTTACTCATCCAGCGAAGATGCCGTTTCTCGAAAAGCCACTGGCCACTTGGCTTCTATACCCGACCAGTTTGACGTTGGAATAGCACCCCGAACATCAGCCATAAATCGCTGAAAATGCCTGAGATTGTGCAAACTTACCAGAACTGGGCCAAGCATCTCACCCACCATAAAAAGATGGCGCAGATACGAGCGTGAGAACGACCAACCAGCCTCATTCAGTCTGCATGCTGGGCAATCACACCCTGGCTCAATCGGGGATGTGTCCGCCGCGTACTTCGCGTTCCTGAGCCGAATCTGTCCAGTCGAAGTGAACGCATTGGCATTTCGGCCATTTCGCGTGGGAAGCACACAGTCAAACATATCCACGCCAGCACGCACAGCTGTCAGTAGATCGGCCTCGTACCCAACGCCCATCAGGTAGCGAGGCTTGTCCTCGGGCATCTGCGGTGCAGCAAACTGAACGACACGTGCAATCTGCTCAGGCGATTCACCGACTGCGACTCCGCCAATCGCGTACCCCGGCAAATCAATCGCACAGATGCGCTCGATCGACCACAATCGCTCGTCAAGATCCACGCCACCCTGCACAATCCCAAAGAGGGCCTGTTCCTCTGGCCGAGCGTGGGCTGACTTGCATCGCTCGAGCCAGCGCACGGTTCGCTCATTGGCGATGCGTAACCGCTCACGATGGTCGTATGTCTTCCGGGCACTGCGAGTATCCCGCTGAACAGCCTGCGCAAGGCGCGGCTGATGATGCGGTTGTACGCCGGGATCAATCGATGGTGGACAATCATCAAATGCCATGATGATGTCCGCACCGAGCGCGTTCTGCACCTCGATCGCACGTTCCGGCGAAAGATGGATCATCGACCCATCTACAACCGATTTGAATGTGACACCGTCGTCGTTAATGGTATTTGTGTCTGCCAGTGAGTACGCCTGATACCCGCCTGAATCTGTGAGGATCGGCGCGTTCCAGTTCATGAACTTGTGAACGCCCCCCATCGTCCGGACAAGCTCGTGCCCTGGACGCAGCAGCAGGTGGTATGTGTTATTGAGCAGGATCTGAGCACCGGTCTGTGCGACCAACTCGGGAAGAATGCCCTTGACAGTCCCGCGCGTGCCAACGGGCATGAACGCAGGCGTATCGAACGCTCCGTGCGGTGTCTGCACACGTCCGACTCTTGCGTGCGTGGTCGTGTCCTTTGCAAGTATGTCAAATGTCAGCGCTGGCATGAGCGGACATTATCCGCTTGATGATTGCCTGCGGGCGGATTCCTTCTGAAGAAACTCGCGTTCCGAGTCAGTCAGCGAGCCAACGCCGGACTCAGATACTTTCGCAAGCAGGCGATCCAGTTCTTTCTCATCAGATGTTGTTGCCCGCGAGGCGCCGATCTTACCGACCGGCTCGGTTTGTTTGAACCCTCCCCGAGGCTTTTTCTGCTTGGGAGGGCGCGTTGGAGCGCCAGAGTTCCTTGGTTTTCGGCTGTCCTCGAACACATCGAAGAAATCACGAAGCAGATGCGAGTTCCTGATGAAGAAAAAGCCTGCGATCGCTCCACCCAGATGGGCCGCCTCTCCTCCTGCGTTCGCTCCACCACGAATCAAGTTATACATTGCAAGCGCAACATACCCATAGGCCATCCAGCTCATCTTCATCGGGATCGGCGGAAAGATCAGTGTGACGCGCTGGTTTGGCATCAGATACGCGCACGCAACGATTACACCAAACACACCCGCACTCGCGCCAACAAGCGGTGTAGATGGGTTTCCGAAGTTTCCAGGTACGTTGATATGAAAAACAGCTTCAAGCAGGTTCAACAGCATGTAGGCAAGACCACCGAAGATGCCGCAGACAAGGTAATACGCAACATACTTGCGACGCCCCAGATGCTGTTCGACAATTGCTCCGAAGATAAACAATCCGAACATGTTGAAGAACACGTGCATGAAGTTCGCATGGAGGAACTGAAACGTGACGAGTCTCCACACTTCTATCTTCGGCCAAAATCCAAGATAGGTCGAAAAGTGTCCCCATGCGTACAGCATTGGACCATTGTGTTTGCCTCCTCCATCAACAGGGTATTCGCCGCCCAGTTGCATACTGAGCAGCGCTCTGTCGAGCAGGAACACAGCAACATTGATAATGATGATCCACGTATTTGCGCTAACAAACCGGAACGAGGCCATCCCAGTCCGGCTGCCCCCGAATCCGCGTCCCCCGCCTCGACCTGCGTCGGCCCCGTAGTAATCACGATCAGCAATGCCCATACCGTGGTATTCCGATCTGCTGCTGGCGGTATTTCACAACCGCACCCGAACACATACTGAAATCTCTCATGCCCCGCGTCGTCGTTTGGTGTCGCGCTCGAGGAACGCTTTCTCTTTTCGGGTAAGCGCGTCCATTCCGTCCCGTTTTATTTTGGCCAGAATCCGATCAAGTTCTGCCTGCTGTTGTTCTGCGGATTCCTGCAGCTTCTGACGAGCTTTCTCGGCAGCATGTGCACGTCGTCTTTCTGCGTTTGTTTGTTTCGGTTCATCCTCTGCATATCCAGTGTCATAGTTATACAGACCCCGCCCATCGCCGGGACCCGAGGGTTGCCAGCCACCGGCTGGCGCAAACACGTCGTCGTTGTATACGCCAGCTTTGACCTTCTGCTTTTCTTGCCAGCAGACAAACCCACCGAGGATTGCAATGGTGACGAGCAGACTCTTTTCGTTGCTCAGTCCATACACCACAACTGCACCCGCAGCGATCAGTCCGACCGTTGCTGCAATATCGCGCGATCGTCGCTCTCCAAGTCTCCACCAGAGGACGCACTGGAGCACACGTCCAGCATCCATTGGGTACATCACCAGCAGCATGTTGAACAAAAACAGCAGAATGTTGATGAAATAGGCAAAGTACAACAACCCGTGCGGGATGTCTGCGATTGCAAGCCCCGCCCAGGGATCGAACAGCGGGAACAGCAATGAACCACTCTTTGTGAAATACACCGCCGCTGCAAGAATCGGCCACAAGAATACATGCACAATCGGACCACCAACCACAGTGATCAACTCATCACGCCAGTTGTGTGGGGGCTTACACATGGCAAGCCCGCCGAGCGGCCAGAGCAGAATATCGTCTGCTTGTCCCCCCACCTTCCGGCATGCGATGCAATGCCCGAACTCATGGATAAGCACTATTCCAAAGATGATCCCGTAGCTTGCCAGTTGGAGCAGGTACTCGGGCTGATCATGCTGAGATTCGCGGTACATCGACAACGCAATCCACGCGATAAACAGCCAGTGGACCGAGACACGAATCCCCCACAATGTGAACAGTGGCAGTGACCAGCCCATTGGGTTT
Coding sequences:
- a CDS encoding aldo/keto reductase; protein product: MEIGCLPLRSLGNTGLHISPLGLGTVKFGRTAQLKYPSQFALPTDDEISHLLEIARDSGINLLDTAPAYGVAEERIGKAIKEKDQRDSWLICTKGGEQFDGNQSHFDFSADGITRSVHTSLQRLHTDRLDIVLLHSDGQVETTPQFDDAMGALADLKSAGIIKAIGASTKTVEGGMRAVELGDVVMVTLNALHTDELPVIDAAKARGVGVLVKKAFASGHFSRGTAHDPVRDALEFALSTSGVGSIVLGTINPDHLRQNVRTASAVLADNQHG
- the tgt gene encoding tRNA guanosine(34) transglycosylase Tgt; its protein translation is MPALTFDILAKDTTTHARVGRVQTPHGAFDTPAFMPVGTRGTVKGILPELVAQTGAQILLNNTYHLLLRPGHELVRTMGGVHKFMNWNAPILTDSGGYQAYSLADTNTINDDGVTFKSVVDGSMIHLSPERAIEVQNALGADIIMAFDDCPPSIDPGVQPHHQPRLAQAVQRDTRSARKTYDHRERLRIANERTVRWLERCKSAHARPEEQALFGIVQGGVDLDERLWSIERICAIDLPGYAIGGVAVGESPEQIARVVQFAAPQMPEDKPRYLMGVGYEADLLTAVRAGVDMFDCVLPTRNGRNANAFTSTGQIRLRNAKYAADTSPIEPGCDCPACRLNEAGWSFSRSYLRHLFMVGEMLGPVLVSLHNLRHFQRFMADVRGAIPTSNWSGIEAKWPVAFRETASSLDE
- a CDS encoding LysM peptidoglycan-binding domain-containing protein, whose translation is MAMPTTRHARFLTALCALAALWVVVYWIWDAGPRVPAGGAMIATREEPEVHWRDVKRIDRPPQPAGFASTLDAVGNSPVESHPTQVHLSDDSVPSKPPFAPHVVEHGETWASIAQRFFGDRSLSTSLVRANPFKDPRMLREGDVILIPADPYNVQGAPAGMGPGDGGAIINAQSSPADAPPVVDTTQQQIPSGKPYRIRKNDVLSRISLREYRTIKYAQVLFERNKAQLDIDKLELIRPGQVIYIPDRETIEHEYREFMAKDPTE
- a CDS encoding FAD-dependent oxidoreductase, whose product is MTCSPADVIQTDVLLIGGGIVGLWMRALFTHSSIRTFLIERAELGAGQTVASQGILHAGVKYALSGERTRAAEMAESVQPIWSECLAGTSCPDLSGVRVLAEHMSIWTTTDLRSKIAAAGAARAMRSHVSGSDKPNVVNVSSDAFAGAPGNISRYTVGERVIDAHSLVREMAKASADPILTHASVTSIQRNADSTWSISALERDGIEHEVVAQYCIFAAGEGNEALLKLAGVQHPPQMQRRPLHMVMARHAPCVLHGHCLKLSTVPRLTITTSTDADGVHTWWIGGQIAETGIERTEETQRAFARKELKACLPWLNLKDIELATCRINRAEGVTPNGSRPDGPIVHLLDGLAVVWPTKLVLAPVAAQQVVDTVCANVERNTSKQIAASNGQDVVVAPYPWHREDVQWK
- the yajC gene encoding preprotein translocase subunit YajC — encoded protein: MSTSFDLHLTQFSTYVFVPPVGVMQTSGIGPSDGAGAEVAPVTSQPSSTSPQNGGQPTGNPFGPMIWIIPIMLILLMVMSGGGQRKERKQRQTMLGSLGKHDVVQTTGGIIGTISEIRDNEVLLKIDEASPSRVRFAKSSIQHVIRSHASKSDAPKEVEIAAAS
- the secD gene encoding protein translocase subunit SecD, whose amino-acid sequence is MLKHSGRLLAISVVLIAVLFWLAVFPPAEKLRFGKDLRGGVSVTYGVRIDPGEDPSVVIPAMIEVLKSRIDPNGQLDITMVRQGNDRLEITMPAPSEKILLQRRDVNATIDSIEQSALTDAIIDQVLAADAEGRLTVIESSVSNTQLQDLLKAVSTASDAAVAAMNEYQQGVEAGEPDAKLDELAAVASKTAIAYDDARATAQAQTITADQIRTALRTNNQVSRKYDRDQKQVIELKSERDRAFETLQEQYPDRVDDIKRIRAAYEDYEKNRKTLDDPDDLIRMLRGAGVLSFRITVDPGELPNEAEIREQLHESGPQFANTRDAGWYKINRIENWFDSLSESENLRADPASFFRSRPPGFVVEEYRGAYYMLCWDVRGKRLTKNEGTWKVASAFRGIDEIQRPAINFTMNPSGASLLGKLTGANIGKPMAVILDDEVITAPTLNGNITSSGQISGDFPVDELNYIIRTLNAGSLQAKLSPQPISVNEIGPDLGQDNLDRGIEAGLISIAIVAVFMLVYYFPTCGGVAVVSLVFTAAMILIWMALNQWTFTMPGIAGIVLTFGMAVDANVLIYERMREELNGGADVRDAIRLGYSKALSSIVDGNVTNLIVCLVLLLPNVATPEVRGFALTLGTGVVMTMIAALFLGRIMFGTLFQVFGWKRISMLPMSVPAIDRLLTPRVNWIKMKWVFLPISLTYVAIGLVMVFGQNVKMLDIDFRSGTQVTLQMKQEQPESEQRVMLTRQEVEDRVHEIGNTAENESAVKALRTAEIMPLNPQNDGITSDTFIIKTFATDKDAVVNSLVETFADVLDSRQPLSADGLDTDENTPIPVYPVNKPRLGANFDKPEFLQDVRDWLGGAVIVLNNLDPAPTKVDLETRLGEMREQQDFSDISGRKWEVRVLSGSDDAVTSAVILVHDSAINNHENPDGWTTQVAGREWELVTEALQRPAQVAGVQSFSPAVARTFAAQAIIAIILSLLMITIYIWVRFGNMRYSIAAVACLFHDVLTVVGLVALAEILCDTPGVQRFAQAIGLQPFKINLDMVAAILTIIGYSLNDTIIVMDRIRENKGKRPVATVPIVNLSVNQTISRTIITSGTTLLAVIILYLFGGAGIRGFAFALLVGVAVGTYSSIAVAAQLVVGSRGSKDEPEVPATPTSQMIEAEPS
- a CDS encoding rhomboid family intramembrane serine protease; this encodes MGIADRDYYGADAGRGGGRGFGGSRTGMASFRFVSANTWIIIINVAVFLLDRALLSMQLGGEYPVDGGGKHNGPMLYAWGHFSTYLGFWPKIEVWRLVTFQFLHANFMHVFFNMFGLFIFGAIVEQHLGRRKYVAYYLVCGIFGGLAYMLLNLLEAVFHINVPGNFGNPSTPLVGASAGVFGVIVACAYLMPNQRVTLIFPPIPMKMSWMAYGYVALAMYNLIRGGANAGGEAAHLGGAIAGFFFIRNSHLLRDFFDVFEDSRKPRNSGAPTRPPKQKKPRGGFKQTEPVGKIGASRATTSDEKELDRLLAKVSESGVGSLTDSEREFLQKESARRQSSSG